The Pleurodeles waltl isolate 20211129_DDA chromosome 7, aPleWal1.hap1.20221129, whole genome shotgun sequence genome contains the following window.
ggccaatggggatctgcgccagcagtgacggtgtacactgccgcggacatgaccgctattttctatctgatgcctaacttgtttcctgaccttcaacaggaggacacctacactgcttgtgctgttgtgacctgtgtctggaacctaccaaggtccgtgtgatcggggaaagggcccctgccttcacttcggataagttagagcgattggtggatggggtcctaccccagtacggactgctgtatgggcctccagaccaacaggtaagtacaccttgggcacaatgcatgtgggaaggatgcatggagatgcgtGTACAAGCATTGTATCATTCTGGTgggtgatgtcatgtggtggtgtacatgttgtaggctgggctatgtgtgtggcaatggtgtaGGAAACGgaaatggtgggccatatgtgtgacaggctggattgtatgaaagaaacggtgggaggaccagagacgctgggcacggaagactgtggaggcccagctgaggatggcctcccaacgaggaagaagtgcccatcggaacctaaccccctgatgacccgcatactggttttggcctacccagagctggatgtacgcttgagggcatcacagcagccaccagggggagagtacagtggccgtaacaacaataatttgtaggtggcatgggatccgggtggtgtgtgtcagttagtgggtgccccttaatgacaggccagacattgctgtgtgatccagctgcagggtaatggttgaaagggaaagcaAGTTAACCTGGTGAGGTTgcgttccatgtcagacagggtttagtgggtcccaggaggtgtgcaatttgcattgtttggccctcatcttgctgtggcatctacccaaatcaatggcagtacaatgcatagtgctcaatcctgatccctgtatgtgatggggctgtgtatgccaactgtggtgttggttcagtaattgacccagtgttaccTTTCTCTCTCTCCGCAATTTatcttctgttatcctgtccatgtgtagattagaatcatctggtggaggagcggggcaccggcgacagagggagctgaatcccacagaacccaggaggcagagtccactgatgatgagggaaccagtgggacggacggtgaagggagcaccacggcgaagacagGGGGtgacagactcagattcctcctccgatcgaAGCTCCAAGgtagtggcggacagctctgtgaccaccccagctgcaggtacagccaccacctccgtaccagcaccgctctcccagtagcccaTCAGCAAGTtccccatgctcgctcacccaggggggtgggcacctCCTTGGCTCCAAGTACCTCAGgctcttccccagtgagccctactgccctgtatgaggaggctattgacctcctgagatccatctctgtagggcagtcaatcattgtgaatgccatccaggtactggcatcccagatgcagcaatgcaatgcattcctggagggcatccaaggaagattggcagcccaaaagagatcaattcaggctgatggcagtcattgtccctatcCCTatcatccccctccaactaccacttcccattcccagtctcctcaaccccagcccattccacgcacacatacagatgagcatgcacacaagacaacacacaagagtggcacagtcaaacacaggcaccacatttcaacacacaagctctcacacaaacaccagacagttgcagacacagccacatccactgcctccactggctgcccctcctcctcttcctccacctccctcacagtcacatccacactcacacctgcatgcactgcttgaacatccaccaccagcatcatcacaccaagaagcacacacacctcactagcagacacctccaaaacatccatgtCCTCTCCAATCCTGTCTGTCCAcccctcctaaaggtcacaaacgcaagcactcagacacccaacagccatccacctcacatcagcacactccccatggacctgcacccaagtccagtagacgtgctcctccaacaactactccctcaacctccactcccattcctcctaccTCTTCCCACCCTACCCTCCCTAAAAAGCTgattccttgtccaacttgacctcttctctccctctccccaTCATGCCTGTAAGGCAGGGTCcaaaagacccagcccagcacctcagctaaacagtccacgcggacagaaGAGGTACCTCCTTGTCgcggaggcaagacagtgatggatcccactccaccagccaggaagggtaaggatcccatagccactaccatgaaggggaagaagccctcaactcctgtcatgaagggaaaggaggcagcacCTCCTACCACAAAGGAGAAGGAGGCCGCCcctcctgctatgaaggggaaggaagccgcaccttctgccatgaaggagaagcagCCCTCGACTTCTGCACATgaagaagaagccctcgactccagcagaggctggcaggatgacaccaccaccaccagtggtcacggagccctcacctccagcagaggcagtgcagcccactcgtCCTGCAgatgctgcaccttcacctgctacaacactgcagccctcacctccagcagaggctgcccaggtgtcACCTtcccctgctgacacagtgcagccctcacctccagtagaggctggcagggtgacaccaccaccaccaccagtggtcatggaaccctcacctccagctgaggcagagcAGCCCACTCCCCCTGCAGAGGCTGCTCCTTcatctgctgagacagtgcagccctcacctccagcagagtctacccaggaggcaccttcacctgttgACATGctggatgagacagtgcagccctgacCTCCAACAGAGGGCATGCTGGCTACCCTCctaggactgctgtacaaggagccccatccagaaccagtgggaaagtcacccacctaagagactgtagccttgcactccccagcacagagaaatcggcatgaagccccctccagaaccagtaggaaagttcccaaattcggctgaggtgccccacacccCCATCCCCTTGAGGGGCCTGCACACTTGCAAAATGATCCCCTGTcagagttctgtgcagatgatgtcaggagacagttgggccttggactatgccctgtggcctgtggccatgtgggccctttgtactttggactgggcattggccctttgttgacaattgtacatatctggttcatgctttttccttgctaatacattttcagtacttccgaaatctggtccttattttattgtgctgtgtgtcgtgtgtgccattggtttacagcTGCAGCAAGTTATGTGTATGATGTgtttgtgtctggtgtgtgttgtgcttgtgtgtttcactcttgttttcctcccttccttgtgtgctaggcggttgtactcaccacCATCGTCTTCATCGCCGttggtgttccagttggagcatGGCGTAAAAGGGCATCGgggagacttgaagttctggttctaaGGTGGCAGCGTTGTCCTCTGTGTACTtgctggtgagtctttcgttttttgtgttctgtttctgccaggcttttgatggtgttggtaccaccccggaaatcctggtggtttgctgtgtcataatatggtgggctgtactttgtcttccaccttgtTGTTGATGGCGACCACAGGTGTGCgtagtgttaacgccctggcagatagtgtagtacattggctgtctctgggagttctcaccgtcatggtcataatttggcagtaattaccactggcctgttggcggtattgccaccCTTtatcacttactgccaatgtcatgatgagggcctatatgtgttactTCCTATTTGATTTCTAACTACTTTTAGATTATATATTTATTTGCAACCTGTCAGTTCCCCTTAAGTTAAAGTGACATGGTCACCTTATATCTGcctgaagaaaaaggaggaatgtGTTAAAAGTTAAGGACTAATACAGATCACAATAGCTTAAATAGTCTATATGCAGTAAGTATGCATGCAGCCTGACATTTACTATATTACATCTCCCTTTACATCAGGGTCGGTACTGGACTGCAACAAAAATCATATGAAACAAATGGAGAAGAAATACTATAAAGAAACAAACAATTGCATTATATCAACCAAGTGTTGAAAATCCATCCATGATCTGTGTCATGTTATCACAAAAACTTAGGCCTATACTATTAGGCAACACTAAGCAACTTACTTACATTAATTGTGTATTCACATATATTGTAATTCTTTATATCCCCACAAGAGAGCTCATACAAAATATGGATTCTGGATACAAGGGAACTGCTGAAAATGAATACAAATTATAAACAGTAGGAgttcaataaaatatatacatataatacataGGCATGATAGTGTGTTACCCCGAGTCCAGAATCcagctttttaaaacattttttgtgtcCTCTTTCCTTAGGAGTAGTCTGAGAGCTGTCAGAAATCCCCCTGGGGCCACAAAGGCATGCAGAGAAAGAATCCCCTGGGGCCACTAAGCGTGCAGAGAGATAACCTCCCAGTGCCACAGAGGCATGCAGAGAAGTGTTGCAGCAGAACGCGACAGCTGGATGCCAAAGAGGAAGCCTGACATGGCTGCCGACTAAGTCAGGAAAAAAGTGTAGAACTCCAGAAGGATGCTGcaatgacaaacaggtaagtgggaGGGAGCGCACCGCAGGAAGTTGCTTGACAGATGCAATCAGGAATGGCAAGCAACTTCCTGCGGCGAAGAACACAGCCTTAGTAGGCTATGCGCTTGACTCCCATCAATCAGAAGGCCGGGTGCGTGTACACACcaacaataataaatatatacttacgtaaatatacacacataaatacacgtATGTGTATGCTTAAATGTGCAGATATATATAATATGccacttttattaaaaaaatattttacattatattacatatttttttattttttccaatttactACCATaaagatcatatatatatatatttatatatataaaggtATAAAGCATAAAAAAGTAAGAAAATCAATTACAGAAATTGAATACCTTACCAAATTAACTAAAGAAACacaattactatatatatatttatataaatgtgcatatatatatatatatatatatgtatatatatatatatatatatatatatacatatatatatatatatatatatgcacattgatatatatatatttataaacatttatgtatatttttaaaattgAATTCCACTCACTCTTAGAGAGCCATAGTTCGCCGAGTAAAACTAAAGTCCCAATCACATAGTAATTGCTATAGTGAATATTTTAAtggcacacacaacactcaacacgtTTTGGAAGCGAAGTTTCCTTGACCACAACAAATGCCATGAGAGTTTCTGTTTATATTACAGTGCTTCAAACTTCAATTGACATTGAAAACGGACTACAAAACATTATAATCAAAGCAGGAGCAACACATTTGCGGCCATCTTTAAATGAGTATATTTGAACAAATCGACAATAACAACGGTAATTCAAACAACATCTCTCCATATTACAATCTTGCCCAAGTGGGCTAAATGTTACCACGAAAGGAGTTAAACCTAATATTCTTCTGTACCCCAATCTTAGCATCACAATTGTACTTTTCTATTAAAactaaagggaaaaggaaagaggttGTGGCCATATTGGACGATTACTACAAGATTTTGCTGGCAATTatacatatttttaatatttttacaatTACTGCACATGTTTATAATTTATTATACCCTAGGGAACTATAAGGTAGAGATATTACAGTATTTTATACCTTGAAAACAATAAATCTTAAGAGAAAGCCATTGGTAAAAGGGCCTTCTCATGCAGATAATAATTACCTCCAAACTATACCTGTTGATAAAAACCTG
Protein-coding sequences here:
- the LOC138246994 gene encoding uncharacterized protein, coding for MKKKPSTPAEAGRMTPPPPVVTEPSPPAEAVQPTRPADAAPSPATTLQPSPPAEAAQVSPSPADTVQPSPPVEAGRVTPPPPPVVMEPSPPAEAEQPTPPAEAAPSSAETVQPSPPAESTQEAPSPVDMLDETVQP